GACTTAAAGTGAGGGAGGGAATGACACCGACTGCTACACTCCATATTCTGTAAGAGTATTTTTTCCCATTGAATACAACGCTTTATCGAAAGCCTCCCCCCTTGAATGTAACACAGACCATCCCTGTACAGCAGACCCGGGCTTCCATCCCACGTCAACAACACTGTGCTCCAGAAGCTAGCGTGCTAACCTCGCAATGTACATTGTTAAATGGTTCAAATTAAAATTATTCCAGCTAAATAACTATTTCAAAATTGTTCTGAAATGGCTGATTCAAAGCATCTTTCAGTTCAGGCTGATGATGCAGTATGTAGCCTTTTAACCTCCTAGCAGAATCAGTATTCACTTAATTGCAGATTGTGGCCTTCCACATAGTCAGATTTTTCTGGTATTGTTTTTTACTACCCAACATTTTTTTCAGACTTTTTCTACTGATCACGATCCTTACATTAACATGCTTGTGCAATATTGCTTACAAATACAATGAAAAGACAATAAACATTTAGCATCTTTCTTATTTCACAGTTTCCTacttggtgggggggggggggggggtggtgggaggGTGACACAGTGGCTATACATGATACCACACTGGCCCCAGAAACTAAACAGTCAAGACAGTCGAAAACCTTCAACTCAGGCCAAAATCATATTATTCAATAGTTCTCAACTCTACAGCTAAACATTTAATAACTCACCTGCAAACATTCTAACTCAACCTTTAACCATAAGATTTATTCTGTACGAGATGCAGTAATATATTTTCTACCCCTTTTCCAACAATAAGAGAAAGAAAcacagaggaagtgagagagactATGGGaatatctcaattgcatactcctcacgtcttctctccttgtctccttctcCAAACCAATTGGATGAGAAAGCAAAAGGTCccgcccctctgaccttctcctccaatgcggtttgagaaggagacgaggagagaggacatgaggAGTATGTCATTGAGATCTTCCAAGAGAGAAGGAGCGAAAGAGAGGGAGCGAGTGACAGAGAGGGAagtcgagagagagagggagagagataaagaaataaAGAAAGGAGACATTTAGAGAGGGTTACAGTTAACCTTCAGGGATTTCATTTTCTTCTCTGACTGAATTATCTCATCGTTAAATCTGACTGAATTATCTCATCAATAAATCAGATTCAGGGACTGCAGCCTCTCCCACACAATCTGCATCTCCTCTCCTGCATGGAGGACGGCAGTGGGCAGTCCAGTCCAGAGGGTCACGCACCTCTTCGTCTCCCGATAAAGCCCTGATGTTGATACCACAGGAAGATAAGAGGCAGACctgggatgtgtcccaaatggcaccctattccctatatagtgccattgagccctggtcaaaagcagtgaatatggaatagggtgccatttgggatgtactgTAAACCCAGACGACCAATCACAGCCCCAAGGGATTTGTTTGGCGGAGGACCTAGGCTGGCAGTGGCTCACTCTGTCCAGTTACCAGATTCGGAATTCTCTTGGGTTATTTTTCAGAAAAATTTAGCTACTGTTATTAACCTTTCTTAGACACTCAGGTGACACGAGACACTTTCTTTTGCACTTACCTGCATTTTCCCAGGAGAGCCACCGCCTGCAATGACCTGGGGGAGAGTTTCAGAGGAGTAGAGAGTTGATGTTAATATAGCCCCCTCCTACATGGCAAAGATAGAGTTATACTTGAAGAAAGGTTAAACTTGGCACTCACTGAAATATTCttcacatttaaatgtcttataTTTTAGCAGCAGTGATCAAAACAAACGGATGCTTTTCTTTCTTCCAGTATATGCCCTTTGAACCCAGCACCCAAATCATTTTTTAGACGACAAAATGTTTGAGCTGAGCACGCCAATTTCTCTTTAAAGACAAAGAGAACCCATCTTTAATCGCCCTGACCTGTGATTCAATTGAGTTTCATTAAATATGCATACTACACTTGTGTAATGAGTAACCTTGcttgagacctgaagacttgccttacttacaagcccttacccgacaatgcagttttaagaaaatagagttagtaaaatattcacaaaataaactaaagtaaaaaatgtaaacaaaagtaacacaataacaataacgaggctatatacagggggtactggtacggagtcaatgtgcaggggtagaggttagtcaaggtaatttgtacatgtaggtagagtaggggtaaatgtaggtaggggtaaagtgactatgcatagataataaacagcgagtagcagcagtgtaaaaacaagggggtggggggggggaggggggttaatgcaaatagtccaggtggcagtttgattaattgttcagcagtcttttggcttaggggtagaagctgtttggacctagacttggcgctccggtaccatttgccgtgcggtagcagagagaacagtctatgacctggttgactggagtctttgacaattttttgcgccatcctctgacacgcctagtatataggtcctggatggcaggaagcttggccccagtgatgtgctgggcagtaagcactaccctctgtagtgccttacggccggatgccgagtagttgccataccaggcggtgatgcaaccggtcaggatgctctcgatggtgcagttgtagaactttttgaggatctggggacccatgccaaatcttttcagtctcctgaggggaaaaaggcgttgtcgtgccctcttcacaactgtcttggtgtgttttgaccataatagtttgttggtgatgtggacaccaaggaactacagcccagtcgatgtgaatgggggagattgagattgcatcatcttcGGATCTGTTgaggtggtatgcaaattggagtgggtctagggtttccgggatgatggtgttgatgtgagccatgatcagcctttcaaagaactgcatggctactgatgtgagtgctacagggtggtagtcatttaggcaggttaccttcgctttcttgggcacagggactatggtggtccgcttgaaacatgtaggtattacagactcggtcagggagatgttgaagatgtcagtgaagacacttgccagttgctccgcacatgctctgagtacacgccctgctaatccgtctggccctacggccttgtgaatgttgacctgtttaaaggtcttgctcaaatcggctacggagagagtgatcacacagttgtccggaacagctggtgctctcatgcataccTCATGCTTGCTtccctcgaagcgagcataaaaggcatttagcccgtctggtaggctaaagtcactgggcagctcgcagctgtgtttccctttgtagtccgtaatagtttgcaagccctgctacatccgacgagcgtcagagccagtgtagtaggattcaatcttagtcctgtattgacgctttacctgtttgatggttaatctggattagtgtcctgctccttgaaagtggcagctctagcctttagctcggtgcggatgttgcctgtaatccatggcttctggttgggatatgtacgtacgatcactgtggggatgacgttgtTGAtggacttattgatgaagccggtgactgaggttgtatactcctcaatgccattggacgaatcccagaacatattccagtctgtgctaacaaaaTAGTCCTGTAGCGTATCTGCTGACTTCACTAGGTCTGTCTGTTTAGTCTTATTTGTGTTTGGTCTTCTGTTCATAGGTCTACCTCTTTGATTAAGGGCTGAATGATAAATTAGTTGAGTAGTTGAATCACATGTTGTTGGGATGGACCAGGTTTGAGGGCTCATGTTATAAAACTACTGATGCAGAGGAAATTATACAGGGTTGCACTGCCCCCTTGTGGCTCAACATAAACAAGACAGCCATTTCACTTCCCAAACAGCAGGTGGCGATAAAACAACATACACACTTCCTATTAACCCAACTACCAACAAACGAAGAGTAAAATCACAACATCAGCTGAGAGAGAGACGAGACATTATCCTGCAGTATTTTATGTCTTTAAAATGACCAAACTGCAGCTGTTGAATGCTTACCTGACAGAACGTTTAACGGTAGTGGTGCGGGAGATTCTGGACGTAGTCGGGGACACAGTGGCCGAGTACCGAGAAGAGACGGCTAGGacgaagagagagaatgaaagcgCTAAGAGAGAAAATGAAAGCCTTCGGCGACAGCTCCGGGACATCTTACTCTTGGCGGAGACAGACTGGCGTAAGAACATTTTGTCGGATTTGTTGGATCATGCTAACTTAATGATCATGCAGAAATGAGTTGGCAAACTGTCAACGAGCTAGCTACATTGGGTGACGTCTGTCTGTTGACGATTGACAGCAACGTTACGTTGGCTCGCGAGAAGTGCCCGAATTCCGAATATTCCTCGCAGCAAACATTAACAACTAATAGTAGTACATGAATAATTACAATGTCATACATATTTACTCAATTTCTTACTTATTTAGTGACAGCACTTTGTCTTTACACCCTCTTTCTAAGCAGGTTCCACcagcctttctctctctgggCAGCAGCAGCTTTGTGAGCAAGAGTGGAGCTCCAGGCAGGAACAGGACCCAGAGCCCCTGCAGCAGAGCCAGGTCAACAGGCGAGGGCTACAGACACAGAGCCAGGTAGCGTTGGGTAAGGATGGGGGTCTCACAGGACCAAACCAGGGACACACTGAAATGGTCCGAGTAGAAGAGAAGCCCAGTCCAGGGCAGGCAATCCCAAAGACAGAGCACAACTCAGACCCAGAACCCAAGGGTTTTGGAAACACCTCGTCCTTGGCCCCATCTCCGTTCTCCTCCAGTGCCCACTGTGCCACAACAACTCGAGCAGCCAACGCTGAATTGCCAGTCCttaggacagagagaaagaggtccTCTCCCATCGACCCAATCCAGGGACGGATCAAAATGGAACCCAAGGAATGCGACGTCACAGTGAACCTCACCAACCATGAACCTCAATCCAGTTCAGGCTACACAGGTCTTCCTATAACACTACTACCCCACAACCATGAACTCTCAGGCGACGCTGGCTTCAAAGACCTTCCAGATATGGACATCTCAGAGCTCCATAACACACCCGTACGTGACCAGCAAACATATGAAACAGAGCCTGGGTCCAAGGACCGGGTGTTGCCATACAACGAGAGTAACAACTTCACCCCCACCGACCACCAGGAGGGGCGCCCACACCGCTGCACCCAATGTGGGGAGAGTTTCAGCCAGGCGGCCAGCCTCCACCTCCACCTTCAGTATAAGAAGGCCTACGCCTGTGACTGGTGCTGTAAGTCCTTTGCCCAGTCGGCTGACCTGCGGCGCCACCACCGTATCCACACGGGGGAGAGGCCCCACCGCTGCTCCTGGTGCTCCAAAAGCTTTACCCAGAGAGGCAACCTGAGACGACACCTGAGGTTGGCATTCATTGTTATATTGTATTATTAtgcagtgagctccaaaagtattgggacag
This genomic window from Salvelinus namaycush isolate Seneca chromosome 8, SaNama_1.0, whole genome shotgun sequence contains:
- the LOC120052710 gene encoding zinc finger protein 8-like, which codes for MTKLQLLNAYLTERLTVVVREILDVVGDTVAEYREETARTKRENESAKRENESLRRQLRDILLLAETDWRSTSLSLSGQQQLCEQEWSSRQEQDPEPLQQSQVNRRGLQTQSQVALGKDGGLTGPNQGHTEMVRVEEKPSPGQAIPKTEHNSDPEPKGFGNTSSLAPSPFSSSAHCATTTRAANAELPVLRTERKRSSPIDPIQGRIKMEPKECDVTVNLTNHEPQSSSGYTGLPITLLPHNHELSGDAGFKDLPDMDISELHNTPVRDQQTYETEPGSKDRVLPYNESNNFTPTDHQEGRPHRCTQCGESFSQAASLHLHLQYKKAYACDWCCKSFAQSADLRRHHRIHTGERPHRCSWCSKSFTQRGNLRRHLRIHTGERPYSCPYCHRTFSDGDTMKKHKRTHSGEKPYRCVQCPKSFTVASGLRVHLNTHLTDAGQLIT